A stretch of Longimicrobium terrae DNA encodes these proteins:
- a CDS encoding WavE lipopolysaccharide synthesis family protein, translating into MAERPPPRPEDISVVVQGPVTGRPDAPHEERHTLRALESVRRHLPGAEIVLSTWAGSDVSGLPFDRLVESDDPGTFRCDADSRPGFQAFYNANRQIVSSRNGLRQAARPYAMKLRSDMVLSGTGFLRFFGRYPVRAAEWRVLEERVVTADWFSRSVRRRVAYPFHPSDWFHFGLRGDVLRLWDIPLADEEMVRWYDHHPRPEGDADWWLTHRYTVEQHNWLAFLRGYGPVPFAHKTDAGPEARRLSELTIANNLVVAEVQALNIEFLKYPMQLAHWAALYTHGEWQRLYRDCCDPAFRPAPDARLAWKRGYDRWLAGAHLALLSPRSSPALRALSAGAESRFPGAFRAAKRAYVSGLAALGRRPGS; encoded by the coding sequence ATGGCTGAGCGGCCGCCTCCCCGGCCGGAGGACATCTCGGTGGTGGTGCAGGGGCCGGTGACCGGGCGCCCCGACGCCCCGCATGAGGAGAGGCACACGCTGCGCGCGCTGGAAAGCGTGCGGCGGCACCTGCCCGGCGCCGAAATCGTCCTTTCCACCTGGGCGGGGTCCGACGTGTCGGGGCTTCCGTTCGACCGCCTGGTGGAAAGCGACGATCCGGGAACGTTCCGCTGCGACGCGGATTCGCGGCCGGGCTTTCAGGCGTTCTACAACGCGAACCGGCAGATCGTCTCGTCACGCAACGGGCTGCGCCAGGCGGCCCGCCCGTACGCCATGAAGCTGCGCAGCGACATGGTGCTTTCCGGCACCGGGTTTCTGCGCTTCTTCGGCCGGTATCCGGTGCGGGCGGCGGAGTGGCGGGTGCTGGAGGAGCGAGTGGTGACTGCGGACTGGTTTTCGCGCAGCGTGCGCCGCCGCGTCGCGTACCCCTTTCACCCCAGCGACTGGTTCCACTTCGGCCTGCGCGGCGACGTGCTGCGGCTGTGGGACATTCCGCTGGCGGACGAGGAGATGGTGCGGTGGTACGACCACCACCCCCGCCCCGAGGGGGACGCGGACTGGTGGCTCACCCACCGCTACACGGTGGAGCAGCACAACTGGCTGGCGTTTCTGCGCGGGTACGGCCCGGTGCCGTTCGCGCACAAGACGGACGCGGGCCCGGAGGCGCGCCGCCTTTCGGAGCTGACCATCGCCAACAACCTGGTGGTGGCCGAGGTGCAGGCGCTGAACATCGAGTTTCTGAAGTACCCCATGCAGCTGGCGCACTGGGCCGCGCTGTACACGCACGGCGAGTGGCAGCGGCTGTACCGCGACTGCTGCGACCCCGCCTTCCGCCCCGCGCCCGACGCGCGGCTGGCGTGGAAGCGGGGGTACGACCGCTGGCTGGCGGGGGCGCACCTGGCCCTGCTTTCGCCGCGCTCGTCGCCGGCGCTGCGCGCGCTGAGCGCGGGCGCCGAGTCCCGCTTTCCCGGCGCGTTCCGCGCCGCCAAGCGGGCATACGTGTCGGGGCTGGCCGCCCTGGGGCGACGCCCCGGGAGCTGA
- a CDS encoding WavE lipopolysaccharide synthesis family protein has protein sequence MTSTSAPGEARAPRRREPVRSGQISVVVQGPVMGAPDAPPAARLTQRCLQSVRRHLPDAEIVLSTWRGSDVSGLHFDVLVESDDPGGPRCDDPAHPGWGPVYYNADRQAVSTYQGLRAASRPYAMKLRSDMLLTGTGFLRYFGRYRARSPQWRLFRERVVVPNYFSRNPRNRLPYPFHPSDWFQFGLREDLLDLWNSPPLDPSVPRWYEHRPHAPNDPEPWVMYRYTVEQWVWLSFLRRHGEVPFEHKCDDSPEALDLSDLAFANNLVVADRRALGIRFAKYPVSVQHAETLYTHREWQALYAAFCDPDARVEMDLPHVSKRLYSRYLAGAHSTLLNPRMSRAGAVVSAGWERRSPASFRVAKRLYSSVWAAVDRIASR, from the coding sequence ATGACGTCCACTTCAGCGCCCGGCGAGGCCCGCGCGCCCCGGCGGCGGGAACCCGTCCGCTCCGGGCAGATCTCGGTAGTGGTGCAGGGGCCGGTGATGGGGGCCCCCGACGCCCCCCCCGCGGCGCGCCTGACGCAGCGCTGCCTGCAGAGCGTGCGCAGGCACCTGCCCGACGCCGAGATCGTGCTGTCCACCTGGCGCGGCTCCGACGTGTCGGGGCTGCATTTCGATGTGCTGGTGGAGAGCGACGATCCCGGCGGGCCGCGCTGCGACGACCCGGCCCACCCGGGATGGGGCCCGGTGTACTACAACGCCGACCGGCAGGCGGTTTCCACGTACCAGGGGCTGCGCGCGGCTTCGCGCCCGTACGCCATGAAGCTGCGCAGCGACATGCTCCTGACCGGAACGGGCTTTCTGCGCTACTTCGGGCGGTACCGCGCGCGCAGCCCGCAGTGGCGCCTGTTCCGCGAGCGGGTGGTGGTGCCCAACTACTTTTCGCGCAACCCGCGAAACCGGCTGCCGTACCCGTTTCACCCCAGCGACTGGTTTCAGTTCGGGCTGCGCGAAGACCTGCTGGATCTGTGGAACAGCCCGCCGCTGGACCCCTCGGTTCCGCGCTGGTACGAGCACCGGCCGCACGCGCCCAACGACCCTGAACCCTGGGTGATGTACCGCTACACCGTGGAGCAGTGGGTGTGGCTCAGCTTTCTGCGCCGTCACGGCGAGGTGCCGTTCGAGCACAAGTGCGACGATTCGCCGGAGGCGCTGGATCTTTCGGACCTGGCCTTCGCCAACAACTTGGTGGTGGCGGACCGGCGCGCGCTGGGCATCCGCTTCGCCAAGTACCCGGTTTCGGTGCAGCACGCCGAGACGCTGTACACACACCGCGAGTGGCAGGCCCTGTACGCCGCCTTCTGCGATCCCGACGCCCGGGTGGAGATGGACCTTCCCCACGTGTCCAAGCGGCTGTACAGCCGCTACCTGGCCGGGGCGCACAGCACGCTGCTGAACCCGCGCATGTCGCGCGCGGGCGCCGTGGTGAGCGCCGGGTGGGAGCGGCGGTCGCCGGCGAGCTTCCGGGTGGCCAAGCGGCTGTACTCGTCGGTGTGGGCGGCGGTGGACCGGATCGCCAGCCGGTGA
- a CDS encoding polysaccharide ABC transporter ATP-binding protein has protein sequence MQSVVQVQHLSKRYQIGARPVSRSLREALGETMRAPLAALRRGGATPATTLWALDDVNFEIAPGEVVGFIGHNGAGKSTLLKVLSRIVAPTRGRVELRGRVGSLLEVGTGFHPELTGRENVFLNGAVLGMRRAEIAAKFDEIVAFAEVDRFIDTPVKRYSSGMYMRLAFAVSAHLEPEIMIVDEVLAVGDLAFQKKCLGKMGDVARHGRTILFVSHNMQAIANLCTRALLMQGGRVEFDGPTLDAIGLYHRQYQVGSTRREYDGDALVGDDELAMRLLAVRQEDNETGSFESHLPVQVEMEVRVGNPPRFEGLVIGFAVFNENQVELFSSYFDDLDPTKPGIPQPGVYRLRCEIPAHFLPEGTFRLVPDVGISKVRRVAGEEQQLQFSVNNVRGVGSRWELSGWRSGSALLPYLPWENRVEFPAAADAAVSG, from the coding sequence ATGCAGTCTGTCGTACAGGTACAGCACCTTTCCAAGCGCTACCAGATCGGGGCGCGCCCGGTTTCACGCAGCCTGCGCGAAGCGCTGGGAGAGACGATGCGCGCCCCGCTCGCGGCCCTGCGCCGCGGGGGCGCGACGCCGGCCACCACCCTGTGGGCGCTGGACGACGTCAACTTCGAGATCGCGCCCGGCGAGGTGGTGGGCTTCATCGGCCACAACGGGGCGGGGAAGTCCACGCTGCTCAAGGTGCTTTCGCGCATCGTGGCGCCCACCCGCGGGCGGGTGGAGCTGCGCGGGCGGGTGGGAAGCCTGCTGGAGGTGGGCACCGGCTTTCACCCCGAGCTCACCGGGCGCGAAAACGTCTTTCTGAACGGCGCCGTGCTGGGAATGAGGCGCGCCGAGATCGCCGCCAAGTTCGACGAGATCGTGGCCTTCGCCGAGGTGGACCGCTTCATCGACACCCCCGTGAAGCGCTATTCCAGCGGCATGTACATGCGGCTGGCGTTCGCCGTGTCGGCGCACCTGGAGCCCGAGATCATGATCGTGGACGAGGTGCTGGCCGTGGGCGACCTGGCGTTCCAGAAGAAGTGCCTGGGCAAGATGGGCGACGTGGCGCGCCACGGCCGCACCATCCTGTTCGTGAGCCACAACATGCAGGCCATCGCCAACCTGTGCACCCGCGCGCTGCTCATGCAGGGCGGGCGGGTGGAGTTTGACGGGCCCACGCTGGACGCCATCGGCCTGTACCACCGCCAGTACCAGGTGGGAAGCACGCGGCGCGAGTACGACGGCGACGCCCTGGTGGGCGACGACGAACTGGCCATGCGCCTGCTTGCCGTGCGCCAGGAGGACAACGAGACCGGGAGCTTCGAGTCGCACCTTCCCGTGCAGGTGGAGATGGAGGTGCGGGTGGGGAACCCGCCCCGCTTCGAGGGGCTGGTGATCGGCTTTGCCGTGTTCAACGAAAACCAGGTGGAGCTGTTTTCGTCGTACTTCGACGACCTGGACCCCACCAAGCCGGGGATTCCGCAGCCCGGGGTGTACCGGCTGCGCTGCGAGATCCCCGCGCACTTCCTTCCCGAGGGAACGTTCCGCCTGGTGCCCGACGTGGGGATCTCCAAGGTCCGGCGGGTGGCGGGCGAGGAGCAGCAGCTGCAGTTCTCGGTGAACAACGTGCGCGGGGTGGGAAGCCGCTGGGAGCTCAGCGGGTGGCGCAGCGGAAGCGCGCTCCTTCCGTACCTTCCGTGGGAAAACCGGGTGGAGTTCCCCGCCGCCGCCGACGCGGCGGTATCCGGGTGA
- a CDS encoding ABC transporter permease: MSTETVSRVLVAGGPEGRPVRPAGAPPAAAGPVVVVEPVGAWGALHLRETWEHRELLLFLTLRDVKVRYKQTVLGLGWVVLLPLLTAIVFTVFLGNVARVDSGGVPYPLFVYSALLPWTFFASAVTSGAGSVVGSAHLVTKVYFPRVIVPAAAIAARLVDFAISFLVLVGMMLVYQVAPTRNLLMIPVLVVLVSLLSFAFGLMLAGINVRWRDVGMAVPVLLQLWMFASPVVYSASMVPARWRTLYNLNPVVGIVGNFRVAVSGGAFDWPALGISAAATVVLLALSAYVFARVERNFADYI; the protein is encoded by the coding sequence ATGAGCACTGAGACAGTTTCGCGCGTGCTGGTGGCCGGAGGTCCGGAGGGCCGGCCGGTGCGTCCGGCCGGGGCGCCGCCCGCGGCGGCGGGGCCGGTCGTGGTGGTGGAGCCGGTGGGGGCGTGGGGCGCGCTGCACCTGCGCGAAACCTGGGAGCACCGCGAGCTGCTCCTGTTTCTGACGCTGCGCGACGTAAAGGTGCGCTACAAGCAGACGGTGCTGGGGCTGGGGTGGGTGGTTCTCCTTCCCCTGCTCACGGCCATCGTCTTTACCGTGTTTCTGGGCAACGTGGCGCGGGTGGACTCGGGCGGGGTGCCGTACCCCCTGTTCGTGTACTCCGCGCTGCTGCCGTGGACCTTCTTCGCCAGCGCGGTGACCAGCGGGGCGGGGAGCGTGGTGGGGAGCGCCCACCTGGTCACCAAGGTGTACTTTCCCCGGGTGATCGTTCCCGCGGCGGCCATCGCGGCCCGGCTGGTGGACTTCGCCATCTCCTTTCTGGTGCTGGTGGGGATGATGCTGGTGTACCAGGTGGCGCCCACGCGCAACCTGCTGATGATCCCCGTGCTGGTGGTGCTGGTGAGCCTGCTGAGCTTCGCTTTCGGGCTGATGCTGGCGGGAATCAACGTGCGCTGGCGCGACGTGGGGATGGCGGTGCCGGTGCTGCTTCAGCTCTGGATGTTCGCGTCGCCGGTGGTGTACTCGGCCAGCATGGTGCCCGCCCGGTGGCGGACGCTGTACAACCTGAACCCGGTGGTGGGCATCGTCGGCAACTTCCGCGTGGCGGTGAGCGGCGGCGCGTTCGACTGGCCCGCGCTGGGGATTTCCGCGGCCGCCACGGTGGTTCTGCTCGCGCTTTCCGCGTACGTGTTCGCGCGGGTGGAACGCAACTTCGCCGACTACATCTGA
- the wecB gene encoding non-hydrolyzing UDP-N-acetylglucosamine 2-epimerase, with amino-acid sequence MRVLVVAGARPNFIKVAPILRALHAAGDEAVLVHTGQHYDDRMSDAFFRDLGMAPADFHLGVGSGSHAEQTARVMVAFEPVLLQVRPEWVVVVGDVNSTLACALVAAKQDESVGCRVAHVEAGLRSGDWRMPEEVNRVLTDRLADLLLTPSRDALHNLRAEGIAEERVRFVGNVMIDTLFAQLESARARDAAGAMGLPRGGYALATLHRPSNVDSPDALGAVLGALRQVAASTPVVLPLHPRTRARAREFGLEGLLEGLHVLEPVGYTDMLSLVDGAAVVLTDSGGVQEETTALGVPCVTLREQTERPVTVTEGTNRLAPWPLTADGVVSSFRAAQARGRRPDGVPGPEGWDGAAAERIVHALHALARTDGAAGF; translated from the coding sequence ATGCGTGTTCTGGTGGTGGCCGGGGCGCGGCCCAACTTCATCAAGGTCGCGCCCATCCTGCGCGCGCTGCACGCGGCGGGGGACGAGGCGGTGCTGGTGCACACGGGCCAGCACTACGACGACCGCATGTCGGACGCCTTCTTCCGCGACCTGGGGATGGCCCCGGCGGACTTTCACCTGGGGGTGGGCTCCGGCTCGCACGCGGAGCAGACCGCGCGGGTGATGGTGGCGTTCGAGCCGGTGCTGCTGCAGGTGCGCCCGGAGTGGGTGGTGGTGGTGGGCGACGTGAACAGCACCCTGGCGTGCGCCCTGGTGGCCGCCAAGCAGGACGAGTCCGTGGGGTGCCGCGTGGCGCACGTGGAAGCCGGGCTGCGCAGCGGCGACTGGCGCATGCCCGAGGAGGTGAACCGCGTGCTCACCGACCGGCTTGCCGACCTGCTGCTTACCCCCAGCCGCGACGCGCTGCACAACCTGCGCGCCGAAGGAATCGCGGAGGAGCGGGTCCGGTTCGTGGGGAACGTGATGATCGACACCCTGTTTGCCCAGCTGGAGTCCGCCCGCGCCCGTGACGCCGCGGGGGCAATGGGGCTCCCGCGCGGGGGGTACGCCCTGGCCACGCTGCACCGCCCGTCCAACGTCGACAGCCCGGACGCGCTGGGCGCCGTGCTGGGCGCGCTGCGCCAGGTGGCGGCCAGCACCCCCGTGGTGCTGCCGCTGCACCCGCGCACCCGGGCCCGCGCGCGCGAGTTCGGCCTGGAAGGACTGCTGGAAGGACTGCACGTGCTGGAGCCTGTGGGGTACACCGACATGCTGTCGCTGGTGGACGGCGCCGCGGTGGTGCTCACGGACAGCGGCGGGGTGCAGGAAGAAACGACCGCGCTGGGCGTTCCCTGCGTGACGCTGCGCGAGCAGACCGAGCGCCCGGTGACGGTGACGGAGGGAACCAACCGCCTGGCCCCGTGGCCGCTGACGGCGGACGGCGTGGTGTCCAGCTTCCGCGCGGCGCAGGCGCGCGGGCGTCGTCCCGACGGCGTGCCCGGCCCCGAAGGGTGGGATGGTGCCGCCGCGGAGCGCATCGTGCATGCCCTGCACGCCCTTGCCCGCACGGACGGCGCGGCGGGCTTCTGA
- a CDS encoding polysaccharide biosynthesis/export family protein, with amino-acid sequence MRRRIDGYLRGWAVCLAALVLAAPAAAQVTTPAPAPAAPAAPAPSSVGQAGMAVSSGAPLLDAPVSRAQYLLGAGDVVTVSLTGTLNRVWEVPVSPEGALVVPELGVTRVLNLNLDQAQARVRDLVQRYYQGVTVSLTLAETRRFRVFLVGGVPDPGARVASAATRVSDLVPVDVVNGVVRRNVVVRRSAGDSIIADLVRFRQAGDLDANPPLREGDVVVVPTIERTVEIYGRVHFPGRYEFRAGESLADLLMLANAGGDFPANAADTVRVTRFLGAEQREFHTFSRAEAIGVAGRAFRLRPADAVYIAQLTNFQEQRTALVIGQVVRQGTYPIRPGVTTVRELVQLAGGFTPEASLVDATLRRRQRVGGSGGNVLGDLQGVPPELLSSDERRLLQARGQGDPNVVVLDFQRLFAAGGDALDQVLEAGDELVIPLRRTGVTVLGAVGQPGLIQYVEGRTAEDYIRLAGGYNRRADRGEVTVFGAQFGSRTQLGDVRAIVPGDQIVVPFRERRNPLQTLQSAQSIISTISGVALTIIAFRQIFPRDP; translated from the coding sequence ATGAGAAGACGAATTGACGGGTACCTGCGCGGGTGGGCCGTGTGCCTGGCGGCGCTGGTGCTTGCCGCGCCCGCCGCGGCGCAGGTGACCACCCCGGCTCCCGCTCCTGCTGCGCCCGCCGCTCCCGCGCCCTCTTCGGTGGGGCAGGCGGGGATGGCGGTGAGCTCCGGGGCCCCGCTGCTGGACGCCCCGGTGAGCCGCGCCCAGTACCTGCTGGGCGCGGGCGATGTGGTGACGGTGTCGCTGACGGGAACGCTGAACCGGGTGTGGGAAGTCCCCGTCAGCCCCGAGGGCGCGCTGGTGGTGCCGGAGCTGGGCGTGACGCGCGTGCTCAACCTGAACCTGGACCAGGCGCAGGCGCGGGTGCGCGACCTGGTGCAGCGCTACTATCAGGGCGTCACCGTGAGCCTGACGCTTGCGGAGACGCGGCGCTTTCGCGTGTTCCTGGTGGGCGGGGTGCCCGATCCGGGCGCGCGGGTGGCCAGCGCGGCCACCCGGGTGAGCGACCTGGTGCCGGTGGACGTGGTGAACGGCGTGGTGCGGCGCAACGTGGTGGTGCGGCGCAGCGCGGGCGATTCCATCATCGCCGACCTGGTGCGGTTCCGCCAGGCGGGCGACCTGGACGCCAATCCGCCGCTGCGCGAGGGAGACGTGGTGGTGGTTCCCACCATCGAGCGTACGGTGGAGATCTACGGACGGGTCCACTTTCCCGGCCGCTACGAGTTCCGCGCGGGCGAGTCGCTGGCCGACCTGCTGATGCTGGCCAACGCCGGGGGCGACTTTCCGGCCAACGCGGCCGACACGGTGCGCGTCACGCGGTTCCTGGGCGCCGAGCAGCGGGAGTTCCACACCTTTTCGCGCGCGGAGGCGATCGGCGTGGCGGGGCGCGCGTTCCGGCTGCGCCCCGCGGACGCGGTGTACATCGCCCAGCTGACCAATTTCCAGGAGCAGCGGACGGCCCTGGTCATCGGCCAGGTGGTGCGGCAGGGGACGTACCCCATCCGCCCGGGCGTCACCACGGTGCGCGAACTGGTGCAGCTGGCCGGCGGGTTCACGCCCGAAGCGTCGCTGGTGGACGCCACGCTGCGCCGCAGGCAGCGGGTGGGCGGCAGCGGCGGAAACGTGCTGGGCGACCTGCAGGGCGTGCCGCCGGAGCTGCTGAGCTCGGATGAGCGGCGGCTGCTGCAGGCCCGCGGGCAGGGGGACCCCAACGTGGTGGTGCTGGACTTTCAGCGGCTGTTCGCCGCCGGGGGCGACGCGCTGGACCAGGTGCTGGAGGCCGGCGACGAGCTGGTGATTCCGCTGCGCCGGACCGGGGTGACGGTGCTGGGCGCGGTGGGGCAGCCGGGGCTCATCCAGTACGTGGAAGGGCGCACCGCCGAGGACTACATCCGCCTGGCCGGCGGGTACAACCGCCGCGCGGACCGCGGCGAGGTCACCGTCTTCGGCGCGCAGTTCGGCAGCCGCACGCAGCTGGGCGACGTGCGGGCCATCGTTCCGGGCGACCAGATCGTGGTGCCGTTCCGGGAGCGCCGCAATCCGCTGCAGACGCTGCAGAGCGCGCAGAGCATCATCAGCACCATCTCGGGAGTGGCACTCACCATCATCGCCTTCCGCCAGATCTTTCCCCGTGATCCATGA
- a CDS encoding UDP-glucuronic acid decarboxylase family protein, with amino-acid sequence MRILITGAAGFLGSHLCDRFLAEGHSVVGMDNFITGHPDNIAHLMGRPDFQFVQHDVTNFMYVEGPLDGVLHFASPASPIDYLEQPIPTLKVGSLGTHKALGLAKAKGARFLLASTSEVYGDPQVHPQPESYWGHVNPVGPRGVYDEAKRFAEAMTMAYHRFHGMETRIVRIFNTYGPRMRPGDGRVVSNFIVQALRGDPISIYGDGSQTRSFTYVDDLVEGIYRLFLSDRAEPTNIGNPGEFTVRELAELVLRMTGSRSELQRLPLPEDDPKVRQPDITLARSVLGWEPRVPLEEGLSRTIPHFRRLVEEGDQAARFLEDGAAAARR; translated from the coding sequence ATGCGGATTCTGATTACCGGGGCCGCGGGGTTCCTGGGCTCGCACCTGTGCGACCGCTTTCTGGCCGAGGGGCACTCGGTGGTGGGGATGGACAACTTCATCACCGGCCACCCCGACAACATCGCCCACCTGATGGGCCGCCCGGACTTTCAGTTCGTGCAGCACGACGTTACCAACTTCATGTACGTGGAGGGGCCGCTGGACGGCGTGCTGCACTTTGCCTCGCCGGCCAGCCCCATCGACTACCTGGAGCAGCCGATTCCCACCCTGAAGGTGGGGTCGCTGGGGACGCACAAGGCGCTGGGCCTGGCCAAGGCCAAGGGCGCCCGCTTTCTGCTGGCCTCCACCAGCGAGGTGTACGGCGACCCGCAGGTGCACCCGCAGCCGGAAAGCTACTGGGGGCACGTGAACCCGGTGGGCCCGCGCGGCGTGTACGACGAGGCCAAGCGCTTTGCCGAGGCCATGACCATGGCGTACCACCGCTTTCACGGGATGGAGACGCGCATCGTGCGCATCTTCAACACCTACGGGCCGCGCATGCGCCCGGGCGACGGCCGCGTGGTGAGCAACTTCATCGTGCAGGCGCTGCGCGGCGACCCCATTTCCATCTACGGCGACGGCTCGCAGACGCGCTCGTTCACCTACGTGGACGACCTGGTGGAGGGGATCTACCGCCTGTTCCTGAGCGACCGGGCGGAGCCCACCAACATCGGCAACCCGGGCGAGTTCACCGTGCGCGAACTGGCCGAGCTGGTGCTGCGGATGACGGGGAGCCGCTCCGAACTGCAGCGCCTGCCGCTGCCGGAAGACGACCCCAAGGTGCGGCAGCCGGACATCACCCTCGCCCGGTCCGTGCTGGGGTGGGAGCCGCGCGTGCCGCTGGAGGAAGGGCTGTCGCGCACCATTCCGCACTTTCGCCGGCTGGTGGAAGAGGGCGATCAGGCCGCCCGGTTTCTGGAGGACGGCGCCGCCGCCGCGCGGCGCTGA
- a CDS encoding UDP-glucose dehydrogenase family protein: protein MRIAVVGTGYVGLVVGACLAETGNDVVCADVDAGKIARLNAGEIPIYEPGLEPLVERNLRDGRISFTTDVGPAVASAEIIFIAVGTPPGEDGSADLKHVLAVADTIGSNMPDDGPEKIVITKSTVPVGTAAKVRAAVARHTGRTVHVCSNPEFLKEGAAVLDFMKPDRVVVGVDSEYAREKLGELYAPFVRTGNPILFMDIASAEITKYAANAMLATRISFMNMIAGLCEAVGADVTHVRQGIGTDERIGPGFLFAGIGYGGSCFPKDVKALIHTLRDTGVDASILDGVEQVNDAQKSVLVQRVTERFGADLTGRTFGVWGLSFKPETDDMREAPSLTVVRGLVERGARVRAHDPEAGHEAERYFEDLITSGGLTLCEHNYDCLEGADALLVLTEWAPYRNPDFARVRAQLGEPVIFDGRNLWDPERMREAGFHYVSIGRQARAGSARLAATA from the coding sequence ATGCGCATAGCGGTGGTCGGGACGGGGTACGTGGGACTGGTGGTGGGCGCCTGCCTGGCGGAAACGGGGAACGACGTGGTCTGCGCCGACGTGGACGCCGGCAAGATCGCGCGCCTGAACGCCGGCGAAATCCCCATCTACGAGCCGGGGCTGGAGCCGCTGGTGGAGCGCAACCTGCGCGACGGCCGCATCAGCTTCACCACGGACGTGGGCCCGGCGGTGGCCTCGGCCGAAATCATCTTCATCGCCGTGGGCACCCCTCCGGGCGAGGACGGCTCGGCGGACCTCAAGCACGTGCTGGCGGTGGCCGACACCATCGGCAGCAACATGCCCGACGACGGCCCGGAAAAGATCGTCATCACCAAGAGCACGGTGCCGGTGGGCACCGCCGCCAAGGTGCGCGCCGCGGTGGCGCGCCACACCGGGCGCACGGTGCACGTCTGCTCCAACCCGGAGTTCCTCAAGGAGGGCGCGGCCGTCCTGGACTTCATGAAGCCGGACCGCGTGGTGGTGGGGGTGGACTCGGAGTACGCGCGCGAAAAGCTGGGCGAGCTGTACGCCCCCTTCGTGCGCACCGGCAACCCCATCCTGTTCATGGACATCGCCAGCGCCGAGATCACCAAGTACGCGGCCAACGCCATGCTGGCCACCCGCATCTCGTTCATGAACATGATCGCGGGGCTGTGCGAGGCGGTGGGCGCCGACGTGACGCACGTGCGCCAGGGCATCGGCACGGACGAGCGCATCGGGCCGGGATTCCTGTTCGCGGGGATCGGGTACGGCGGCAGCTGCTTTCCCAAGGACGTCAAGGCGCTCATCCACACCCTTCGCGACACGGGCGTGGATGCCTCGATCCTGGACGGGGTGGAGCAGGTGAACGACGCGCAGAAGAGCGTGCTGGTGCAGCGCGTGACGGAGCGCTTTGGCGCCGACCTGACGGGGCGCACCTTCGGGGTGTGGGGGCTGAGCTTCAAGCCCGAGACCGACGACATGCGCGAGGCGCCGTCGCTGACGGTGGTGCGCGGGCTGGTGGAGCGCGGCGCGCGGGTGCGCGCGCACGATCCCGAGGCCGGGCACGAGGCCGAGCGCTACTTCGAGGACCTGATCACGAGCGGCGGGCTGACGCTGTGCGAGCACAACTACGACTGCCTGGAGGGCGCCGACGCCCTGCTGGTGCTGACGGAGTGGGCGCCGTACCGCAACCCGGACTTTGCCCGGGTGCGCGCGCAGTTGGGCGAGCCGGTGATCTTTGACGGCCGCAACCTGTGGGACCCGGAGCGCATGCGCGAGGCGGGCTTCCACTACGTGTCCATCGGACGGCAGGCGCGCGCGGGTTCGGCGCGGCTGGCCGCCACGGCCTGA